The Rosa chinensis cultivar Old Blush chromosome 7, RchiOBHm-V2, whole genome shotgun sequence DNA segment ATATtatgtaacttttttttttccttttctgcagAAAGATAGGATGATGTGAGATTGTAAGACCCAATAACTCATgtcatcggaaaaaaaaaaaaaaaaaaagatgagttATTGGGGCAGTAAATAAATGGACAGAGACTTGAGAGGAACCTCTACAATTTCCAAACTGGGTTTTGTGGGAAAGAGAATCACCGACACGAGTCGGGTTCTGGTGACTTGTAAGAGAAGAGTAGTACCAAGTTGCCCAATCTGAAATCAGagaggactgaacagttgaaATAGTTGAAGCCTAAGAAAGGGTTTGGTTACAGTCAATGTGTACTTTCCTTTTCACTTTCCCTAGAAAAGTAAAATCTGGTTGGATGTGTAGTAAATTCAGTTTGACAAGTGAGGTGGGAAAGCTCAGATGAAGAgtgtagaggaagaagaagaaggagaagaagaagaatgcaaCATTTACAAGGGAGAGATTAATTGCTTGGCAGTGACTTGTTACAATGCCTTACTTCATACACTTTTTTGGAATTCCAAGTTTGTTGATGACAATTCTCGTGGAAAAGGCAGTACTGCTATGAATTTTATTAGGCTGACCTTTTGGGTGCGTAATCATTCACTAGTTTGGTGCAACAATACTGGATTTGGGTGTGATGGACCTGCCACCGCCTAGGCTAAGCTATGAGAGAAAATTTAGATGTTGTAGACCTAGGAACAAGGAGCTGAGATTAGCTACAACAATATAATTATTTTGTTGGAACTAATAATGCTGCTCAAGTACTGCCGTTAGGTCAACAAAGGAGAGTCAAGAGATTAAAAAGCACGTATAAGTATGttctttttttgaatagaaaatCAGAAGCATCTGATTAATCATGCATTAAtatttaagaaaaagaaaaagaaaaaaaatacaatgcaTTTTAGCATGTTGATTTCACACATGTCAATACTTGATAATTACTGCATGCATGATGAGATATTGTTGTTCTATACGTAAGTAATGAAATTGAGTTTAAAAAGTGATCGTCATTACATGTGGATTGTACTGTGATTTTACGTGCACAAATAGTTGACAGATTACTTATGCGTTAGTCATTTCTTTGAAACGGTAACTTGTAAAGCTGAGTTTCATGAATATATGTTTGTCGGTTACCTCAAGCTAACAAATACTAAAATTGACTACTTTCGGTCTTTCTAGTTACATAATCAAATAAAATATAAGTATATCTTGTTAATGTTCTATGTATATTGATCTTACATGCATCAATAGACAACAATTTGATAATTATTCATGTATGATCCAtaaatttttttcattgctaTAGATTATAAATTAATGCAGTCGTAACTAACAGCTCAAAGATTGTACGCATCTATGCATGTGAATCATATTGTGGATCTCACATGCATTAATAGTTGGCAATTACTCATGACATTATTCATTTGTTTTAAGCCATAACTTAAAAAGTTGAGTTTCAAGAATATACGCTTGTTGGTTACCTTTAAGCTAGCTGACAAAGGATaaaattaatcattttaagttattgtaAACGATAAAATAAATACTTACACACGCGAGATATTACGATTACGTAAAATAATAAATAGAGTTTATAGTGATCATCTTTATATATGAATCATATTACAGTCTCACCGTGCATAAATATTTAGTACCGAAATGTTATACATAACTTATTGTATCGATATTGTAAATTCTTAATACATTTCTAATTTCACaattgtctttttctttttgtgtcccaaaagaaaaaatccaTAATGCTTACTTTTACAGTGATGACAATTAATTTCTGCCTTGAAAATTACGTTTTGCTTTTGACTTTCCATCGGCAAGAATAATTAAGTATTTAACCCATGCCTTAACCCACTGGAGTTGAACAGTGAATCCACGCAACGTgaaaggataaaaaaaaaaaacaatttggtGGTGGTTGGTTGCAGTGAAAGGTATGAATCTACGAAAAGGTTGCGACTTACCTGTGGACTAACCAGCCACAAGTGTTTGCGCCAGTTTGATAGAGACTCATCTGAAAAATTCTGAAGAGCACAGACAGAGAACCCGACCTTTTCCACGTAGAAATGAATAATACTAAGTCACTAAGATGGTTTGCAAGTGAAAAGACCAAAAAGGTCGAGTGGGGTGCGTACCTTTTTATTCCTATTCTTTTTGGCGCAACATGCGCGTGGGGAATAATAGGATCTCCATTCCCATTCCCAGACAAAATCATGAGGTCATAAAATAATAATGCAAACAGGGTCCTGTTAGTTTAGTCCAGTAGGGAGGTGGGGGGGGTGATGTCTTTATAATAATGCAGGACATTTCTGTTCATCTTAAAGATTTAGATCTCAACATGTAACCTCATTTGGTCTTCTAGCAACTAAATTAAGACCATGTAAACTATCAATTAttgtgtgatttttgtttttgttagctTACATTTTTGATGGATTtgtttgaaatgattgagaaaagCTGCCTTCAATTTTGTTGTCGGAAACATTAGACATAAATTGTTTTGCCGTGGATGCAAAGAAAGTTTGATGTACTAATTTGATAGCGATTGAAGTGAAAACTTTGAGACCAAGTCCACTCATTGGACTGGTGGGGCATTCCTTCGTTAACACTATTCACTCACTTTTTAATTATTGCCTTAAGCTGTTGAGTCAAGATCAGGATGAAGAATAATAAGTAGTGTTTTAAATGTAAAAGCAGGAAGGGTTTGTGACTTTGTGGGCAATAATTTACTTGCTAAAGTTTGCAGAAAACATAGAATAAGGTAATGTCCTCCCCTCAGCTTATACATGAAAGTGTGCTGTTTTAAAAAATGGATGTTCTGTGATTTAGAGATCACTGGAACGGCCAAGAGCTAGAGAAATCTATAGAACTTCTTAGAACACAGAAGAATACCTGATATTAAATATCAAGTGCAAAGATTCACATAgcaatcaaaaaaataaaagtgcaAAGATTCACATGGACTAAATAGAAAAAAGGGTGATGCAAATGTTAAAAGAAAGGCTAAATATAGAGCGTTGGCCAGTGAATAAGGGGCCAATCATCAAGTTCTACAAAGGACTTAATACTCAGAAAGAATTTGATCAGATTAGTTATCTGTCAGACTAATACTCGTCGGACAGATATTCCTCAGATAGATCCTCATATTCGAAGGGGAACCGTCAGAAGAAGCATCTGAGTTATCCATGCAACATTCCAAGTCCTCATCATTGTAGTAGTCCGCAGGAGGCCCTAGAACCTTCAATTTTGGGAACTTCTCCCCCAAGAACTTATCATCAAGCTGAACATCCCAACACCCTCTTAAATCCAAAAATTCAAGATCAGGGCAGCTTTCGAGTATTTGAAGAGCCCCTTGTgtgttgatgatatggtatgCCATCTCAAGGTGCTTCAGTCTAGGCATTGTGGTGGCAATGGCATCAGCCTCATCATTCATATGGATGCCTGCAGAGTACGATGGATGTATGTTCCGGCACAGTCCCATGAGCAATTTACAGTTCATTCCGATGGCCTTTAGAGCACGACTACCAATTTTACCACAGTAGCTAAGATCCAAGAAGGTGATATTAGAAAACCTTCCAATTGTCTGTTCTACCACTGAATCACTCATTTCACTTCTTCGCAGTCTCAAGGTCTGAAGGGTATTAGCActtacaaaataaagaaaaaaggacTCACATGAGATGATTATTAAAACCACTCTCATATAACTATAAAGTATAAACACTTGATCAACACATGGCATGAAATGGTGATTTGCAAAGTATACATAAAAATAGCATCATGAGTAAGAATTCACAGAGGCAAACTGGTTTGCAAAAAATATTTTGAAGTTGAAATATGTAATACAACTGCTTTCTGCTTACTGTTCAGCAATGAAGGAGAAAATCATGTCGTTTTGGAGTTCGGAAACACACAGCTTTCTCATTGATCCACAACTTCTTGCAACCAGCATTTGAATCATGCGATCAAGGTGTTGCGGCTGGCATTCATTACTCCATTCCTCAATGTCTATCTCTTGCCAGCAGTCAGACCCCATAACTGCCTTGCTCCATGGTTTGCAAACCATTGGAATCACTGTTAGCTTCTCCTTAAAAGAAAGGCTGTTGAATATCAGACTCAATGCCTCAGGTATTAATTCATCCCAATGCCGAAAATCACTTGCCATTTCCATCTAGCTGCCTTAAGATACTGAGaaacaaaaattagaaaatcaatGCTTACACTGGCCATCAAGCAGAAGGGAAAGAGTACAAAACAAGACCAGCTATGTACAAGCATAATCCATAAAACCAAGCGGCAGAACCAGGATTTGAAATCAGAATGGGCTGAAACTGTAAGCTAAATTTTTCCCCTTATGAAGAAAACAATGCTGATTAATCCTCCAAACGAGAAGCTAATATAACATTTGCTATATAAGTTAATAAAGAATCCACCTTGTTGCAGTTCAACAAACATCCATAACCAATCTGTTTACAAGTTCAAGTGCCTTAAAACATCACCAGGTCCCCAAATCAATCAAAGAAAGAATTTTACCGGAAAAACATCAaaacttgaaattaaaaagaTATCACTACCAATAATTTCCTCTTTGTTTCATATCAGTTTAACCTATCCAAATAGTTTTCTTCCGCTATACTACCAATGTTGTTCATCTCATCAGACACATTTCTCTCAGTATAATCTGACAActtagagagaaagaaaaaaaaaaaaaaacccacatgCCAATCAGAACCCAACTATTCAAAGTCGAGAGTGATTAGCCTTAAGTGGAAGATCAATACAGAATGGAAAGACTATAAAACGAGACCCAAGTTTTACAATCAccaaaatcaaataaagaattacCCTGAAAAATCTCAGAAGTGGAATTGGTctcttcccaaaaaaaaaaaaaaactcactctTTTCAGCTTATCATTCAAAATTCAAAGTAAGTGAAACTAAAAAGTACccattaatttttattatcagAGAAGTTTCAATGAAAATCAAGGTATGCGTTTAGATAATGCATTTCATGAAACACGTTTCtcaaaatataaacaaagaGATACATTGCAAATGATGATAGAATCAGAACCTAAATGATCAACATTACCTGTGGAAGAGAGTTTTCGGCTGGAAAATGAAAAGCTTCAGGCTGTGGTGTTCGCTCTAAATTGAAGAAAGTGAGTGAGCTCAGAATCTCCCCTTTCGTGCTTAAACCACTTGAAACGTTCTCGGAGGCTCAGAAAAGAGTTTATTAAAATAGCATGGTGCTGCCGCGTGttgatggattttttttttaattttctgttaaaaatggtagaaatttttttttttttggttacaattttttttttttgttaatacaGAAATAATTTACATATTGATATATTTTTGATGGAAATTTGTTAAATTTTCTGTATTTTTAAATTGGAAAATATCACACACAATTTTCTACAATTTTTTCTTCGAATTTTACACATTATTGACCAAAAATGAATATAATTGAATATTATAGAATTtaaaacttaattaattaaaagagaAATGATGGGAAAGGATGGAAAAGGCACTTAATTAAAAATAAGGCTAATGTTAAAAGAGGTTATTTTGAAGTATTTTATTATAATTCATGATACACAAATTTTCTCATGATAAATAAGGTCATCCCTTCACAACCTGCCactaaaaataacaataattacAAAAACTCTGGAGAAGACAGAAAAAGTACAACTTGGTGGCTATGTGGAATGCAAACAATGTCTATGGTGGCCAACGGCAAAATTGGGTTGTCAAAGCTTTGGGTTGCTCTGGGCCCacttcatgttgggccaaacCTCTTCATGGGTCTGGAAAAAGAATCCTCCTAAACCGAGGAAAGTTGTTGAGGAAAAACTTTTACGGCTGCCTTACATAGCCAAACCTCCTAGCCCTAACTTGAAGGAACAGTACAAAATGTAGTTTCTCTTGTAATGCTTTGCCTATATACTATGTCTTAGTTTTTCGTAGTTATAGGCTTGTTTTAACAAGTGAACGATTAGTTCGAATATATGTGGTCTATGTATCATAGTAGTTCTCCTACTACAACTTCTTGATCTACCTAGTTGAAGGCAgcagaaggatatgtaatggtcatccTAACATGTGTTTCATGAAAGAtacatttactttttttaaaaaaaagaagcctATTAGACCCAATGTAAAAAAAACAAGTAGGAAGTCCTCTATAGAGCAAAGCCTTAAGAGTTTTTAGCAAAGCGCggcggtaaaaaaaaaatttgattgccATTTGTTTTCTAGCACCAACGAGGCTTCGTCGGGGGTCGTGGGAACACTAGGCACCGAGGTTCAGTGATGCGTGGTGTTGAAGAAGGTCAGAACATTTCTAGCTTGGTTTGATCGCCGGTCTACAGCGCACGGAGACatcaaggtttagacgtgcGTAAGTAGATTGGCGTCGTGTCTAGACTATAAATGGAGGTCGAGGTGCGCGTAATTGCAAATCAGCTTTGGATCTTTTGCTTGCTGCTTTTGCTCGGATTGAGTTTTGGTGGTGGACGGTTAGTATCTCTAATCACCGGTGTGCAGACCCGGGTTGGTTTTGACTGGGAGTTGAAGACATGATGTCGTGCTGGAAGGGCCGACTGCCGGAAAGCTTGGCGGCTGCGGCATGGTAAATGATGGCTTGTGCTTCTGCTAAGGTTGCTTGAGtgtggttttgggtttttgggcCTTTGACTCATATATGAGCTATCTGGGCCTAATCCATGGGCTTTTAGGGAGGGCCTATTCCACACCCTCATTTATTACTTAATGGATTATGATGGCCTGGCTTAAGAATTTGACCTTCTTGGGCTTTTAAGTCGGTATATGGTCTTCAAGTGCCTATCGTTCAGATCATGATTTCTATTGGAGTTGGTAACTATCCTAATGATTGGTGCACCTCAAGAGGTTTATGAATAAGGAGTTGCTCCTATTTGTTTTTAGGAAGTGGCGTTCTATTGGTACTACAATTGCATGACTGGCtaatgattttgccctagaaaACATGGATTATTCTTTGTACTATAAGTTCGCTGCTATAGCGAACTCAAAATAAATCTGTAATGAGTCACAATTACTTAATAGAGTTTCAAGATTcttatttctttcttatttaACTACATGGTAGGCTCTAGCTCATGCTAATGGTTATTGAGTCTAATGAAATCAATATCCTCCTACTTGTTAAGGAGGAACAGAATCCAAGCTCAACACGAATAGTTATCCATTATCATGGACATATACTCCTTTTCTGAGATCAAATTTCCATTCTCCATTTCAGAAACACATCCCTCTTCAGCACTCACATAGAAAATGCACTCACATAACACCAAGACCACATATTCAGTAACCAGAGCAGTATATTTCAATCTACTAACTTTCTAAACTTCTACTGACTTATAACCCGACAGAAAATCAACGACTTGCTCCCACAAAAGATTCCGCAAGAGATGTCACCTACTCCCTGAGGAAAAACAAACAATGGAGGAAAAAAAATCCGTTAACAAACAATATGAAAACACACTTATCCATCCATCAATAGTTAACACTTCAAATGTACAATTCCACATTTGAAATTCCTATGTCAAATCATGATCGACACATGCGATATGAGAAATGCAGCTTCTATGTAGTCTGTTCAATATTAATCGATTCTGAAACTATTTTTAAAAAACCATACTACTATTGCACAAGTACTTGCCGTAAGTAATCTAATCTAATGCGACACTATTCTTTACACTGTTATCCTAGTTTATAGTCACAATAGTCATCACATACTCTTACAGAGTTACAGGTAAGCCCAACAACTAAGTTCTGGATGTCACAAAGATGACTGATAACAACAACTAAGTTCTGGATTTCACAAAGATGACTGAGGAGACGGGTAAAGTTTGATGTATTTTAGGCTTTAACTATATTCGTCACAATAACAGAGGACAGGATACCAATTTTGGGACTTAGAAAACC contains these protein-coding regions:
- the LOC112179992 gene encoding F-box protein FBW2 — its product is MEMASDFRHWDELIPEALSLIFNSLSFKEKLTVIPMVCKPWSKAVMGSDCWQEIDIEEWSNECQPQHLDRMIQMLVARSCGSMRKLCVSELQNDMIFSFIAEHANTLQTLRLRRSEMSDSVVEQTIGRFSNITFLDLSYCGKIGSRALKAIGMNCKLLMGLCRNIHPSYSAGIHMNDEADAIATTMPRLKHLEMAYHIINTQGALQILESCPDLEFLDLRGCWDVQLDDKFLGEKFPKLKVLGPPADYYNDEDLECCMDNSDASSDGSPSNMRIYLRNICPTSISLTDN